From the genome of Vicia villosa cultivar HV-30 ecotype Madison, WI unplaced genomic scaffold, Vvil1.0 ctg.000634F_1_1, whole genome shotgun sequence, one region includes:
- the LOC131630003 gene encoding nodulin-26-like isoform X1, whose product MADHSSSNGNHEIAMNVNGDSSKNFEDNSEYKDYVPLLQKLVAELVGTYFLIFAGCAAVVVNLDNDKVVTHPGISIVWGLTVMVLVYSLGHISGAHFNPAVTIAHASTKRFPLKEVPAYLIAQVLGSTLASGTLRLIFNGDKNHFPGTLPAGSDLQAFVVEFIITFYLMFIISGVATDNRAIGELAGLAVGSTVLLNVMFAGPITGASMNPARSLGPAIVHKEYRGIWIYLVATTLGAVAGTWAYTFIRYTNKPVREISKSASFLKGVQNGEAR is encoded by the exons ATGGCTGATCATTCATCAAGCAATGGAAACCATGAAATTGCTATGAATGTAAATGGTGATTCCTCCAAAAATTTTGAAGATAACTCAGAATATAAAGACTATGTGCCACTTTTGCAAAAG TTGGTGGCAGAATTGGTGGGGACATACTTCTTGATATTTGCAGGATGTGCTGCAGTTGTTGTAAACCTTGACAATGACAAAGTGGTAACACATCCTGGGATTTCAATTGTTTGGGGCCTCACTGTTATGGTTTTGGTTTACTCGCTCGGTCACATCTCTGGTGCTCATTTTAATCCTGCGGTCACCATCGCTCACGCGTCAACTAAAAGATTTCCCCTTAAAGAG GTGCCAGCTTATTTGATAGCACAAGTTCTTGGATCCACTCTTGCAAGTGGAACACTTAGACTTATATTCAATGGGGATAAGAATCATTTCCCCGGAACACTTCCGGCTGGTTCGGATCTTCAGGCATTTGTGGTTGAATTCATAATCACTTTTTATCTTATGTTCATCATCTCTGGAGTTGCCACGGATAATAGAGCG ATCGGTGAATTGGCTGGACTTGCAGTTGGATCTACGGTACTTCTAAATGTCATGTTTGCCGG GCCAATTACGGGAGCTTCAATGAACCCTGCAAGAAGTTTAGGGCCTGCTATTGTTCATAAGGAATATAGAGGAATATGGATATATTTAGTCGCAACGACTCTAGGTGCCGTGGCCGGTACATGGGCATATACTTTCATCCGGTACACGAACAAGCCGGTGCGCGAAATTAGTAAGAGTGCATCTTTTCTTAAAGGGGTACAAAATGGGGAAGCAAGGTGA
- the LOC131630003 gene encoding aquaporin NIP1-2-like isoform X2 yields MADHSSSNGNHEIAMNVNGDSSKNFEDNSEYKDYVPLLQKLVAELVGTYFLIFAGCAAVVVNLDNDKVVTHPGISIVWGLTVMVLVYSLGHISGAHFNPAVTIAHASTKRFPLKEVPAYLIAQVLGSTLASGTLRLIFNGDKNHFPGTLPAGSDLQAFVVEFIITFYLMFIISGVATDNRAIGELAGLAVGSTVLLNVMFAGFRRVVA; encoded by the exons ATGGCTGATCATTCATCAAGCAATGGAAACCATGAAATTGCTATGAATGTAAATGGTGATTCCTCCAAAAATTTTGAAGATAACTCAGAATATAAAGACTATGTGCCACTTTTGCAAAAG TTGGTGGCAGAATTGGTGGGGACATACTTCTTGATATTTGCAGGATGTGCTGCAGTTGTTGTAAACCTTGACAATGACAAAGTGGTAACACATCCTGGGATTTCAATTGTTTGGGGCCTCACTGTTATGGTTTTGGTTTACTCGCTCGGTCACATCTCTGGTGCTCATTTTAATCCTGCGGTCACCATCGCTCACGCGTCAACTAAAAGATTTCCCCTTAAAGAG GTGCCAGCTTATTTGATAGCACAAGTTCTTGGATCCACTCTTGCAAGTGGAACACTTAGACTTATATTCAATGGGGATAAGAATCATTTCCCCGGAACACTTCCGGCTGGTTCGGATCTTCAGGCATTTGTGGTTGAATTCATAATCACTTTTTATCTTATGTTCATCATCTCTGGAGTTGCCACGGATAATAGAGCG ATCGGTGAATTGGCTGGACTTGCAGTTGGATCTACGGTACTTCTAAATGTCATGTTTGCCGG gttcagaagagtaGTTGCTTGA